A stretch of the Argentina anserina chromosome 6, drPotAnse1.1, whole genome shotgun sequence genome encodes the following:
- the LOC126799280 gene encoding protein LEAD-SENSITIVE 1: protein MGLLSNRVAKGSLKPGDHIYSWRTAYIYAHHGIYIGDDKVIHFTRRGQEVGTGTVLDLLLVSSGPAQPRQPCEVCTPRDENCGVLCSCLNCFLAGGVLYRFEYSVNPALFLAKARGGTCTLAVSDSDDIVVHRAKYLLEHGFGCYCIFKNNCEDFAIYCKTGLLVMDQRTLGQSGQAASIIGGPLAAVLATPLRLVTTNLYGMVAVGIGVYCASRYSADIGKRMDVVKVSVEDMTTRLAAGSLRVVETQISAPLLQAPESEIAASLIQVPESRISAAPTTGPSNLFFWSRSISNLVSR from the exons ATGGGGCTGCTCTCCAACAG GGTGGCTAAGGGAAGCCTTAAACCAGGGGATCATATCTACTCTTGGAGGACTGCTTATATCTATGCCCATCATG GCATCTATATCGGGGATGACAAAGTCATTCATTTCACCAGGCGTGGCCAAGAAGTAGGAACTGGGACGGTACTGGATCTTCTCTTGGTTAGCTCAGGACCAGCTCAACCTCGACAGCCCTGTGAAGTCTGCACTCCACGAGATGAGAACTGTGGGGTTCTTTGCTCATGCTTAAACTGCTTTCTTGCAGGAGGTGTATTGTATCGTTTTGAATATTCTGTCAACCCTGCCCTATTTTTGGCTAAAGCACGGGGAGGGACGTGCACTCTTGCTGTGTCGGACTCGGATGATATTGTGGTTCATCGAGCAAAATACCTGCTTGAACATGGTTTTGGTTGCTACTGTATATTTAAGAACAATTGTGAAGACTTCGCTATCTATTGCAAAACCGGGCTGCTTGTTATGGATCAAAGAACACTTGGGCAAAGTGGTCAAGCAGCATCTATAATAGGGGGGCCTCTAGCCGCCGTGTTAGCAACACCATTGCGTCTTGTCACCACCAACCTTTATGGCATGGTTGCAGTAGGTATTGGAGTATACTGTGCTAGTAGGTACAGTGCTGACATTGGCAAGAGGATGGATGTAGTGAAGGTATCTGTGGAGGATATGACAACGAGACTTGCAGCTGGCTCGCTCCGCGTGGTGGAAACCCAAATCTCAGCTCCCTTGCTCCAAGCGCCTGAATCTGAAATCGCAGCTTCCTTGATCCAGGTGCCAGAGTCCCGAATCTCTGCGGCCCCAACAACAGGTCCTTCCAACCTTTTCTTCTGGTCAAGAAGTATATCCAACCTTGTCAGTCGGTAG
- the LOC126799036 gene encoding digalactosyldiacylglycerol synthase 1, chloroplastic, with translation MAGQASASNAFSFISKGWREVKDSADADLQLMKDRANSFRNLATSVDRELENLFNSATGIRPSTSSEIDFVKKLQPKLVEIRRAYSSPDFSKKVLERWTPRSTIRIDLSAIKNAIVSEREGMTEFDRLRRRRSLNFSEFWGEWRRDGEDEEKQSGGDWEPIRVLKTRLKEFERREFLGGFKNSEFVEKVKTSLKSVYKDAQESQIIPPLDATELLASLVRQSEPFLDQLGIRKDVCEKLVESLYSKRKNYFLLNSLSTGESSALEGENVNDELDLRIASVLQSTGHSYDGGLRTDHAKHDPSDQKRHVAIVTTASLPWMTGTAVNPLFRAAYLAQSAKQNVTLLVPWLCASDQELVYPGSITFTSPEEQEIYIRNWLEERIGFKADFKISFYPGKFSKERRSILPAGDTSQFIPSKDADIAILEEPEHLNWYHHGKRWTDKFNHVVGVVHTNYLEYIKREKNGALQAFFVKHINNWVTRAYCDKVLRLSAATQVLPKSVICNVHGVNPKFLKIGEKVAAERETGEKAFSKGAYFLGKMVWAKGYRELVNLLAKHKSDLDGFKVDVYGNGEDANEVQSTAKSLDLNLNFLKGRDHADDSLHGYKVFINPSVSDVLCTATAEALAMGKFVVCADHPSNEFFRSFPNCLTYETSEDFVAKVKEAMENEPQPLTPEQRFSLSWEAATQRFMEYSELDKILDEEKSGARSSRGKGKGMSKSTSMPSLSGMVDGGLAFAHYCLTGNEFLRLCTGATPGTRDYDKQHCKDLRLLPPQVENPIYGW, from the exons ATGGCCGGTCAAGCCTCGGCCTCGAACGCGTTCTCGTTCATATCCAAGGGGTGGAGAGAAGTGAAGGACTCGGCGGACGCGGATCTCCAATTGATGAAGGACCGAGCCAACTCGTTCCGGAACCTAGCCACCTCGGTCGACCGCGAGCTCGAGAATCTGTTCAACTCGGCGACCGGAATCCGCCCCTCGACGTCGTCGGAGATCGACTTCGTGAAGAAGCTGCAGCCGAAGCTGGTGGAGATTCGGCGGGCGTACTCGTCGCCCGACTTCAGCAAGAAGGTGCTGGAGAGGTGGACGCCGCGGTCGACGATTCGGATTGATCTGTCGGCGATTAAGAACGCGATAGTGTCGGAGAGGGAGGGGATGACGGAGTTTGATAGGTTGAGGCGGCGGAGGAGTTTGAACTTTAGTGAGTTTTGGGGGGAGTGGAGGAGAGACGGCGAGGATGAGGAGAAGCAGAGTGGTGGAGATTGGGAGCCGATTCGGGTGTTGAAGACGAGGTTGAAGGAGTTTGAGAGGCGTGAATTTCTTGGTGGATTTAAGAACAGTGAGTTTGTGGAGAAAGTTAAAACCAGCTTG AAATCAGTTTACAAGGATGCTCAGGAGTCGCAG ATTATACCACCACTTGATGCGACAGAACTTTTGGCAAGTTTGGTTAGGCAATCTGAGCCATTTCTGGATCAACTTGGCATTCGAAAAG ATGTATGTGAGAAATTGGTGGAAAGCTTGTATAGTAAACGCAAGAATTACTTTCTGTTGAACTCCCTTTCTACTGGAGAGTCATCTGCTCTGGAGGGTGAAAACGTTAATGATGAACTAGACTTGAGGATAGCTTCTGTCCTGCAAAGTACAGGTCATTCTTACGATGGTGGATTGCGGACAGACCATGCAAAGCATGATCCATCCGACCAGAAACGACATGTTGCAATAGTTACAACTGCTAGTCTCCCTTGGATGACAGGAACAGCAGTGAATCCACTTTTTCGAGCTGCATATCTTGCACAGTCTGCAAAACAAAATGTTACCTTGTTAGTTCCTTGGCTGTGTGCATCAGATCAAGAACTTGTATATCCTGGCAGTATCACCTTTACTTCACCAGAAGAGCAGGAAATTTATATCCGTAACTGGCTTGAGGAAAGGATTGGCTTTAAGGCTGACTTTAAGATATCCTTTTATCCTGGGAAG TTTTCCAAAGAAAGGCGAAGCATTTTACCTGCTGGAGACACTTCTCAGTTCATTCCGTCCAAGGATGCTGACATTGCTATCCTGGAAGAACCAGAACACCTGAATTGGTACCATCACGGCAAGCGATGGACTGATAAGTTTAACCATGTTGTTGGCGTTGTGCACACAAATTACTTGGAATATATCAAGAGGGAGAAGAATGGAGCTCTTCAAGCATTCTTTGTGAAGCACATAAACAATTGGGTTACAAGAGCATATTGCGACAAG GTTCTTCGTCTTTCAGCTGCTACACAGGTTTTACCTAAGTCTGTGATCTGCAATGTTCATGGGGTAAATCCGAAGTTCTTAAAAATTGGAGAGAAGGTGGCTGCAGAAAGGGAAACTGGAGAAAAAGCATTCTCAAAAGGAGCTTATTTCTTGGGAAAGATGGTTTGGGCCAAGGGATACCGTGAATTGGTAAATTTGTTGGCAAAGCACAAGAGTGACCTTGATGGCTTTAAGGTGGATGTTTATGGGAATGGAGAGGATGCCAATGAAGTCCAGAGTACAGCTaagagtttggatttgaaccTGAACTTTCTAAAAGGAAGGGACCATGCTGATGATTCTCTTCACGG GTACAAAGTCTTCATAAATCCCAGTGTTAGTGATGTGTTGTGCACGGCTACTGCTGAGGCGCTTGCAATGGGAAAATTTGTTGTTTGTGCGGACCATCCGTCAAATGAGTTTTTCCGATCATTTCCTAATTGCTTGACTTATGAAACATCCGAGGACTTTGTTGCCAAAGTAAAGGAGGCAATGGAAAATGAACCTCAGCCCCTTACCCCAGAGCAAAGATTTAGTCTTTCATGGGAAGCAGCTACTCAGAGATTCATGGAGTATTCTGAGCTGGACAAAATCTTGGATGAGGAAAAGAGTGGTGCAAGATCAAGCAGAGGCAAAGGAAAGGGGATGTCAAAGTCCACATCGATGCCTAGCCTATCAGGTATGGTTGATGGAGGATTGGCATTTGCCCATTATTGTCTGACTGGGAATGAATTTCTTAGATTATGCACTGGGGCTACCCCTGGAACCCGTGACTATGACAAGCAACACTGTAAAGACCTCCGACTCTTGCCTCCTCAGGTTGAAAACCCAATTTATGGCTGGTAG
- the LOC126799600 gene encoding aluminum-activated malate transporter 8, whose protein sequence is MEKINDQVAGGEHRKAGVFERAWSWVKALPVKFKNKVTKVANNTIKLGKDDPRRVIHSLKVAMALTLVSLVYYWRALYDGLGVVGMWAVLTVVVVFEFTAGATLSKGLNRSFATLLAGALGIGAKHLASLFGEQGEPIILGVLVFLLAAASTFSRFFPKIKARYDYGVLIFILTFSLVAVSGYRVEELLEMADQRLYTILLGGGTCIIIAIFVCPVWAGEDLHNLIASNIDKLANYLEGIGGCEYFQLPKDGKSTKVTKDEGYKSALNTKATEETWANFARWEPGHGRFKFRHPWKQYLKVGALVRQCAYQIETLNGHIHSDVQVPQEFIQIIGASCITMSTESGKALKAVGTAIKTMKNPKSACQHLENSKNAVEELRIALKAASLEDADILAIIPAATIATILVEIVACVEKISMSVYELSQLADFRDVSPEIKPQLLHKGIINPVLLDDGDDSSHVVITVDHEMNTGSQENDKNSHQAPPEGPNASDQRSANICHS, encoded by the exons ATGGAGAAAATCAATGATCAAGTAGCTGGAGGTGAACATCGGAAGGCCGGGGTTTTTGAACGTGCTTGGTCATGGGTTAAGGCCTTGCCGGTAAAGTTCAAAAACAAGGTTACCAAAGTTGCAAATAACACTATCAAGCTAGGAAAAGATGACCCGAGAAGAGTCATTCACTCCCTGAAAGTGGCTATGGCTCTCACATTGGTATCCTTAGTGTATTATTGGAGAGCCCTTTATGATGGTCTTGGGGTTGTAGGAATGTGGGCGGTTCTAACAGTGGTAGTAGTGTTTGAATTCACTGCAG GTGCAACACTCAGCAAGGGTTTGAACAGAAGCTTTGCAACATTACTTGCCGGTGCTCTAGGAATTGGAGCAAAACACTTGGCTAGTCTTTTCGGAGAGCAAGGAGAACCCATCATATTAGGTGTCCTTGTCTTCCTactag CTGCAGCATCTACATTTTCGAGGTTCTTCCCAAAGATCAAAGCGAGATACGATTATGGGGTGTTGATATTCATACTCACATTTAGTCTGGTAGCTGTATCGGGCTATCGGGTTGAGGAGCTCTTGGAGATGGCCGATCAAAGACTATATACAATCTTACTAGGTGGAGGAACCTGCATAATCATAGCAATTTTCGTATGTCCAGTATGGGCTGGTGAAGATTTACATAATCTCATAGCATCCAACATAGACAAGCTTGCAAACTACCTTGAAG GAATTGGAGGATGTGAATATTTTCAACTACCCAAGGATGGAAAGTCTACCAAGGTCACAAAAGATGAGGGATATAAAAGTGCCCTCAACACAAAAGCCACTGAAGAAACCTGG GCAAATTTTGCAAGATGGGAACCCGGACATGGACGCTTCAAATTTCGTCATCCATGGAAGCAATATTTGAAGGTTGGAGCCCTTGTCAGACAATGTGCTTATCAGATTGAAACTCTAAATGGCCACATCCACTCAGATGTACAG GTGCCACAAGAATTTATACAAATAATCGGAGCCTCATGCATAACGATGAGTACCGAGTCAGGCAAGGCCCTAAAAGCTGTAGGAACAGCAATTAAAACCATGAAGAATCCAAAATCTGCCTGTCAGCATTTGGAAAACTCTAAAAATGCAGTAGAAGAACTTCGCATTGCACTGAAAGCTGCATCACTGGAAGATGCGGACATCCTTGCAATCATACCAGCTGCCACAATTGCTACAATATTAGTTGAGATTGTCGCGTGTGTTGAGAAAATTTCCATGTCAGTTTATGAGCTTTCTCAATTAGCTGATTTCAGAGACGTATCGCCAGAGATTAAGCCACAACTACTTCACAAAGGAATCATAAACCCTGTACTGCtggatgatggtgatgatagTTCCCATGTCGTAATTACAGTAGATCATGAAATGAACACGGGATCTcaagaaaatgataaaaattctcACCAGGCCCCACCAGAAGGTCCAAACGCAAGCGATCAAAGAAGTGCCAATATCTGTCACTCTTAG